Proteins encoded within one genomic window of Gammaproteobacteria bacterium:
- the sthA gene encoding Si-specific NAD(P)(+) transhydrogenase, which yields MQDFDMLVIGSGPGGQRAAIQAAKLGRRVAIIERQDILGGVTAHTGTIPSKTLREAVLYLCGWREKGFYGRSYRVKAEITADDLMQRLRATIHQQIEIIRHQLTRNGVSVVTGAAAFTDPHTLRVVSHAGHEQLLRAGHVVIATGTVPHRPAEIPFDDVTIIDSDGILGIRDIPRTMTVIGAGVIGVEYATIFSALDTRITLIDSRSTILDFVDADIVDSFRHDLQDRGIALRLGEDVAAVEKCADGRVVTRMKSGRRVVADLVMVAAGRVGATAGLDLANAGLAADARGRLAVDEHLRTTQPHIYAVGDVIGFPALASTSAEQGRKAACHAFGVEADCAPELFPFGIYAVPEISIVGRTERELRTEGIAFETGVARFRETARGQIQGGNEGLLKLIFGLDDRRLLGVHIVGEGATELIHIGQAVMAHSGGLDYFINSVFNYPTLAEAYKTAALDAWNRIG from the coding sequence ATGCAGGATTTCGACATGCTGGTCATCGGCAGCGGCCCCGGCGGGCAGCGCGCCGCGATCCAGGCGGCCAAGCTCGGCCGGCGCGTGGCGATCATCGAGCGGCAGGACATCCTCGGCGGCGTCACCGCCCATACCGGCACCATCCCCAGCAAGACGCTGCGCGAGGCGGTGCTCTACCTCTGCGGCTGGCGCGAGAAGGGCTTCTACGGGCGCAGCTACCGGGTGAAGGCCGAGATCACCGCCGATGACCTGATGCAGCGCCTGCGCGCCACCATCCACCAGCAGATCGAGATCATCCGCCACCAGCTCACCCGCAACGGCGTGTCGGTGGTGACCGGCGCCGCGGCCTTCACCGATCCGCACACGCTGCGCGTCGTCAGCCATGCCGGGCACGAGCAGCTGCTGCGCGCCGGCCACGTGGTCATCGCCACCGGCACCGTGCCGCACCGCCCGGCGGAGATCCCCTTCGACGACGTCACCATCATCGACAGCGACGGCATCCTCGGCATCCGCGACATCCCCCGCACCATGACGGTCATCGGCGCCGGAGTGATCGGCGTGGAGTACGCCACCATCTTCAGCGCCCTCGATACCCGCATCACCCTGATCGACAGCCGCAGCACCATCCTCGATTTCGTCGATGCCGACATCGTCGACAGCTTCCGCCACGACCTGCAGGACCGCGGCATCGCGCTGCGCCTGGGCGAGGACGTGGCGGCGGTCGAGAAGTGCGCCGACGGCCGTGTCGTCACGCGCATGAAGAGCGGCCGGCGCGTGGTGGCCGACCTGGTCATGGTAGCGGCCGGCCGCGTGGGCGCCACCGCCGGCCTCGATCTCGCCAACGCTGGCCTGGCGGCCGATGCGCGCGGGCGCCTCGCCGTGGACGAGCACCTGCGCACCACGCAGCCGCACATCTACGCCGTGGGCGACGTCATCGGCTTCCCGGCGCTGGCCTCGACCTCGGCCGAGCAGGGCCGCAAGGCGGCCTGCCATGCCTTCGGCGTCGAGGCCGACTGCGCACCGGAGCTGTTTCCCTTCGGCATCTACGCGGTGCCGGAGATCAGCATCGTCGGTCGCACCGAGCGCGAGCTGCGCACCGAGGGCATCGCCTTCGAGACGGGCGTGGCGCGCTTCCGCGAGACCGCCCGCGGCCAGATCCAGGGCGGCAACGAGGGGCTGCTGAAGCTGATCTTCGGCCTCGATGACCGTCGGCTGCTCGGCGTGCACATCGTCGGCGAAGGCGCCACCGAACTGATCCATATCGGCCAGGCGGTGATGGCCCACTCTGGCGGCCTCGATTACTTCATCAACTCGGTGTTCAACTACCCGACGCTGGCCGAGGCCTACAAGACCGCGGCGCTGGACGCCTGGAACCGCATCGGGTAA
- a CDS encoding HDOD domain-containing protein, whose protein sequence is MSDGVGKAFEFVRQMVANLPGKDVDLPAFPDVVRRLQVVLADPQTSARDLVAIIESEPVLSARLLQLANSAAMNAAGNSVTTIKLAVSRLGFNLVRLTAMNHAMRQMERQEALQPIRADLGAIWKASNEVAAICYVVARRAFGRQPDEAMLAGLLHGIGGLYILTQTQRLDPALRADPEFRSVMHDWQPRLGKAILDTWGLPERIGLAVASQDELLSIGPQDLEPMARLLSAAKLRHRLGSDPSLRKDLPQADDIMRAVTLGPATFLDIVASSHQDIEEMQSLLAA, encoded by the coding sequence ATGAGCGATGGTGTAGGCAAGGCATTCGAGTTCGTGCGGCAGATGGTTGCCAACCTGCCGGGCAAGGACGTGGACCTGCCCGCCTTTCCCGACGTGGTGCGGCGCCTGCAGGTGGTGCTGGCCGATCCGCAGACCAGCGCCAGGGACCTGGTGGCGATCATCGAGTCCGAGCCGGTGCTCAGTGCGCGGCTGCTGCAGCTGGCCAACTCCGCGGCCATGAACGCCGCCGGCAACTCGGTCACCACCATCAAGCTGGCGGTCAGCCGCCTCGGCTTCAACCTCGTGCGGCTGACGGCGATGAACCATGCCATGCGCCAGATGGAGCGGCAGGAGGCGCTGCAGCCGATCCGTGCCGACCTCGGCGCGATCTGGAAGGCGAGCAACGAAGTGGCCGCGATCTGCTACGTCGTCGCCCGTCGCGCCTTCGGGCGCCAGCCCGACGAGGCGATGCTCGCCGGCCTGCTCCACGGCATCGGCGGGCTGTACATCCTCACCCAGACCCAGCGCCTGGATCCGGCGCTGCGTGCCGATCCGGAGTTCCGGTCCGTCATGCACGACTGGCAACCGCGTCTCGGCAAGGCGATCCTCGATACCTGGGGCCTGCCCGAGCGCATTGGCCTGGCGGTGGCGAGCCAGGACGAGCTGCTGAGCATCGGTCCGCAGGATCTGGAGCCGATGGCACGCCTGCTGTCGGCGGCCAAGCTGCGTCACCGCCTGGGCAGCGATCCGTCCCTGCGCAAGGACCTGCCGCAGGCCGACGACATCATGCGTGCCGTCACGCTCGGGCCGGCGACCTTCCTCGACATTGTGGCATCCAGCCACCAGGACATCGAGGAGATGCAGAGCCTGCTGGCCGCGTGA